CCATCACAACAATGGCTGGTAAAAGGCGAACAAGACGTTTACTCAAAATCAGAAAACAAAAGGATCACTAATTTACCGTATTATTTCTTTACGTTTTATTCTAATGAAGCAACGGGTTCTTTGATTATCCCTAAATTACATATTCTTATGAATAACAGAAATAAATTCACCTCATATAGTGAAGCACAAATGGTTGAAATTTGGGATCGTATTGTTGGGTCTCTGCGTTATAAACCCAATGCATTTTAATCCATGCAAAGGTGATAATTAGGTGGTTGTTAGTCAGTTAGTTACACAACCGCCACCTATTATTGGTTATTCAATACGTGGTTACTTTAAATAATAATATATGCAACACCATGAATGCATTAAACACCCTATTTCCGTCAGTCAGTAAAATAATGTTAGAGGTTAATATCCGTGCGGTTAACTAAAACACAAAAAATGGCAATCGGGTTGATTGCGATAATTATTGTGGCGTTTTTTTGGTTAACTCGTGAGAGTTTACCCACTCCATTAACTGATAAGGATAAAATTGTGATCGACTTATTATTTGAAAACGCAAAACCACAATGTATTGGACGCTATGTGATAGATGTTCCTGAATCATTTAACAATAAGCTTAAAAACAAGACCTTTATTGGTGATTTTAAAATTGAAAGTCAGTTTATTTATCCGCCAGCATTTAGGCAACGAATTGAATTACGGGAAAAAGAATTAAGAGAATGGGAACCAAGTGAAGAAAATGCCCCTGCACTTAAAAACATCATTCAATTGCCAAACGGTAAAGGCGTTATTTTTGATAGGAATCAATCTGGATCTATCGATGCTTATCGTACATTAGAAGCACACATATATATAAATCACATTGCCTTTATCATTGAAACTGATATTTTGGATTTATCTGCTCCTAAATACGCAGATGAAAAAAAATCATATATAGAAGTTTCAGGATTTAGCGAAATAGAAACAAATACTCGGCCAATAAAACTCTCTGCTATGCTATCTCTTACTTCACGGCTGAGCGGGCGATTAGATCATGAAATCCCAAAAGGGAAAGGCGTCTGTATCCCCAATGGATTTATACTTGATGATGAAAATCAACCTAACGAAAGATTATATTTTTTATATGAAAATAATGATTTTGGCTTATCCGCCATTATGGAAGACCATGTAACAGCGGCTGATGATACCCTATTAAGTCGGTCATCAGAGATAAAAAAATCAATGATATTAAATAATATGCACACCTTTAAAAAAGGGGAGTTAAAGCCTAATGATGTTCCAGTTCAAGAATGGTTAATGGCAGGCCGGCAAGACGTTTATAATGAAAAAGAAAATAAAGTAGAGTCAGGTTTTTCCTACTATTATTTTCTGTTAAAAGCGAACCAAGGTACCTCTTCATTTTCCAAACCCTTTTTAAGCATCACCTTATTTAACGACAATAAAAAAACGACTTACAATGATGCTCAAATGGTTGAAATTTGGGATCGCATTGTCGGGTCTCTGCGCTATAAACCCAATGCATTTTAATCCATGCAAAGGCGATAATTAGGTGGTTGTTAGTCAGTCAGTTACACAACCGCCACCTATTATTGGTTATTCAATACGTGGTTACTTTAAATAATAATAAATGCAACACCATGAATGCATTAAACACCCTATTTCCATCAGTCTGTCAAATAATGTTAGAGGTTAATATCCGTGCAGCTAACTAAAAAAAACCTCTATTGGGGTGCAATAACACTTACCGTAATAATGATACTGGTGGGGCTTATTCTTTTTACAGAACAGCAAGCCCGCATTCAACTGACTGACAAGGAAAAAGTGGTGATAGAAAATTTATTTGAAAAAACCAAACCCCAATGTATTGGGCGTTATGTTATTGATGTTCCTGATTCATTCAGTAATCGACTACATGACAGTGTGTATATTAGTGATTTTAAAATTGAAAGTCAGTTTATTTATCCGCCGGCATTTAAGCAACGGATTGAGTTACGCGAAGAAGCACTCAGAAACCAAAAATCGAGTAAAGAAAACTCGCCAGCACTTAAAGAAATAATTCAATTACCTGATGGTAAAGGCGTTATTTTCGATAGAAATATATCAGGAAAAGATGATCTTAGCCGTATACTTGAGGCTCATGTGTATACTGGCCATATCACTTTTATTATTACAGTTGATATATTAGATTTATCAAACCACAAATATTCTGCTCGAAAAAAAACGTATGAAAAAGCTGGATTTTCTGATTTTGACATGAATGAAAAACCGTATAAATTAGCGGCCATGCGATCATTGATTTCACGTTTAAATGGGCGTTTGAATCATGAAATTCCGACTGAAAAAGGAGTCTGTATCCCTAATGGTTTTATTCTCGATAACGGAGAAAAACATTCAGAAAAGGTCGGGTTTGCTTATAATATCTCAGATTTTATTATTGGCTTACAGTCAGATAATACTATAGTTGGTTCAGATGACACACTTTTCAATCGAAGTAGTGCGATAAATGAGTCACTTAATTACACTTATTTTAAATCTCTTCAGAAACAAAAATTATCGCCGAATGGTATTCCTGCAGAAACGTGGTTATTTGGCGGCGAACAAAATTATGATGGCGTGAAAATGAAAGTATATAAGTTTGATTTTTATGCAAACGAAGCTACGTCGGCATATCAGAGACCATGGTTAAATATTGTATTAAATAGTGAATATCGACAAACAAGCTACAGCGAAGCACAAATGGTTGAAATTTGGGATCGTATTATTGAGTCGCTGCGTTATAAACCCAATGCATTTTAGTCTTTACCACATAATAATTAGACCGTTATCACCCAAGCAATCATACTGCAACTCACTAATATATTATATCGGCCATTTTAATAATATAATTTTTATATTACATAATTTAAATCGCTAACCCCTGCTCTGCTTTATGGCTAGAGCAACAATTAGAACCACCTTAATTATTTCTTAGTTTATTTCAAGGAACTATTATGCACAATTATTTAAAGTTATTTACACTGTCCTCTTTAGTTATCAGCATTGCCGCCATTTCAGGTTGTGCGACAAAAACAGCGACCACCGAGCGAAATAAAAACATTACGATAGCAAGCCCTTTTGGCGACTCTAATGAAGGACAATGCTATAAAATCACTGCGGAAGGTAAAGATTATTATGGCCGTTTAGATAAAGACGGGCACCCTTTAGTCATACCTGAAATTGCTGATAAAGATATTTCTATTCGCTTATCTTTATTAACAGATAATGATTGTAAAGAACAAGGGCTTTAAAATTATCTGATGACTATTTTAATGCTTATAGAATAGTCATTAATTTATATTTATTAATCATAACTATTTAATTTAAGTTGGTTTACTATGAAAGGAATGGTCTGTCTTGGTGATAGAAACACACATGGTGGCTACGTTATTTCTGCTTCATCAACCCTATTTATTAACGGCAAACAAGTTGCATTGGTTGGTGACTTAATATCATGCTCAAAGCACGGTAATAATACCATTATACAAGGGTCTGATTCTGCGTTTGAAAATAATATCGCAATTGTTGTTGACCAGTGCCTTTGTGCCTGTGGTTGCCATGTTATCAGTTCAGAGCCCACTGCCAATATTGTCTAACTTATCAAAGGTTATTACGCTATGCGCTGGGAAATCCCCGTTATTCCAAATAAAACAAAATTAACCTCACCTAAATATAAGCCAATTATTGCCGCATTCACGCTTCTTATAGGGGGTATTTATACATACAGTTTAACGCTTTCAGCAGAACAAAAAACACGCTTACTTTTATTGACTGTTCCCGCTATTTTACTGATTGGTTTTATTCTTCTCGCTTTTTTATATATACGCTATCAACATTCATTAATGACCTATGATAATTGGGAAAATGAAAAGGATGTCACGAAATCACAATGGCAAGCATGGAGCCAGTCTTCTATTATGTCGATTGCTAATGTGATTTATACACCTGACAAACAAGGTACTGATGTTTTTTTAACACATTCAGAAGACATCCCTATGTTTCCAGAAAAGCCCCGGTCTTTATTACAGGAAATAGATGAAGAGTTATTTAGTGAAATACATCAAAAAATTGAAAAGCAGTGTAAGAATTACCGAAATACATTATCTGTCATTTATTTAATCTGCCATTCTGGCATCAATTCACCTGATGTCTTAGTTTTCAATCAATGGCACCTAAAACCTATTCTATTATCTTCATTTGAGCCTCTTTTTTTAAATTATGATAATGAGAATAGAAATACATTTTTAGTGATCACTATTCAGCAAGATGACGCATATAGCCATTTTATTTCTGCTCAGTTATTTAGCCAAGACAATAAAATATGCCAATCAGCAAATCAGCTTATCGCGATAGAACGTGTCATGACTTTCGATAGCAACGCCTTTGGTACTGAATTTAATAAATTTGTTAATTACAGCGGAATATCACGAAAAAACTTTTTTCAGACTTGGCTTTCTAATATAAGCCAGCCACAAACAGAAATAGTTTTACTGGATTATGCCGAAAACCAAATTGATTTTAATAGGGCTCGCCCCATTAACTCTATCAATTTATCTTATGCTAAATCACACCCTAATGCCTTTTTTACCTATTTATCCCTTGTCTCTGACATTGCTCAGAAGACAAAAACTGATCAAGTTTTAGTCCACATAACCCCCGATAATACGGGATATGCTGTTTATATTAGCGACAGGTCTTAATATGGAACAATCATCTAATCATTTATCACGATGGACATTATTTTTACTCCTATTTGGTTTTATGGCGTTAATATTGGTTATCGCATTTATAATTCATCAATCCTACGCTTTTAATATTAATTACTTTCTGACTATTTTATCTGTTTTCTTTGCCGTGGCTTTAGTGAGTATTATGTTTTATCCCAACCTAAATAGACTCAAGCAAAAGATACAGCAAATTGGCTATAAACCGCTGAATCAGCCAATTAATAAATCAACTAAGGTGATTGATAACCGCACAACAATTTCCGCTGAATTAAAAGACTACCTCCAATCCCACTACGGCCTTTTTTGGCGTAGAAAAGTCTCCATCCAACTGCTTATCGGCTCCCCTTCCGCCGTTGATAAACTGGCGCCGCGGTTGTCCCACGAAATTTGGCAGGAAAGCAATGGCACTGTGTTGATTTATGGGGGCGAGGTTGCGGCCACCGTCAATGACGAAAATGTGTTGATGCTCAAACAATTGCGCCGCCGTCGGCCAGTAGATGCGCTGATTTGGGTGACTGAAAACACCGTAATAGACCAATTGATGCACAGCACCCTCAACGTTCACCACCTCAATACCGCGACGTCTGATATGGCGAGCCGCTTTATTTATGGCCTGTTTAAAGCGCTTAAGTGGCAGGCCCCTGTGTGGGTGTGGAATGTTAGCGATAACCCCGAGCTTTGCAGTGCCGATGCGCCCGCGGTGTTGTGTTTAACCGAGCCTTATGGCCAGCCCGAGCAGCTCACCCCCGCGCTGCGTGAGTTGGTTCCGCTGTTGTCAGTGCATGGCACCCAAGCCCTGTCTGTCAACCTAACGCACACTTATTGGCTGATTTTGGCGCAGTTTTTACGGGGGAGCGGTAGCGAAGAGTTAGCCGTTCGTTTAGCCCCATTGACCTCAGGTATTCGTCGCCTGCCCTTTGCAGGGTTAGCATTTAGCACCGCCGTCACCCAACCGAGTGAGGCCCTTCACCCCCATACGTGGCAAGAAGATAACCGCTGGAAAAGCCTGCTTGCCGTGCAAGGCGATATCGCCCCGTCATTGCAACCGTCACACTTAGGCATCAACCCGCAGCGCGTGATGCAATACGCGGTCGCTACCGGCATGGCGGTTTGGGGCGTGGGGTTGGCGGTGTCGTATTTTGCCAACCGCCAATTGATGAATGACAGCCAGCAGCTGGCGTTTGCTGCCGTGGATAACCAGCGCAGCGCCGCCGAGCGCCTAAATGCCCAGTTTGATTTCCAACAAATGTTGGGGAAACTCGACCACCGTGCCACCCACTTTACCCCCGTGTGGCAGCGCTTTGGCTTAAACCACAATGACGCCCTGCTCGACCAGTTATGGCCCACCTACACCCAAACCATTTTGCCGCTATTGCGCGACAATACTCGCCAGCAATTGGAAGCCAAATTACAGCAGTATGCCGAGCTCCCCCCTGATAGCCCCGCTCGCGCCGACGCCACGCCTGCCACTTACGCCTTGTTAAAAGCTTATTTAATGATGAGCTCCCCCGAGCGCATGGAGCCCGAATTTTTCACCCAAACCGTGCTGGAGAGCCTCTCGCCCATTGAGGGAGTGAATAATGGGGAATGGCAGACATTAGGCCGTGAATTGTTGGCGTTTTATGCCGACCAACTGCCGCAACATGCGGATTGGGCTATTAATAAAAACCGCGCACTGATTAGCAGCAGCCGTAATTTATTGGTGCGCCAAATCGGCCAACGCAATGGTGAGTCTGCTTTGTATCAAAAAATCCTTCTGCAAGCCAAAAACAGCTATGCGGAGATGACGCTGGATGACATGACGGAGAGCACTGACGTCAGTTTCTTGTTCACCACCGATGAGTTTATCCCTGGCGTATTTACCCGCCGTGCGTGGGAAACCACCATCGAGCCCGCCATTAACCGTGCCGTGGAAGCGCGCCGCGACGAGATTGACTGGGTGTTGAGCGACAACCAACAGCCCGTCGACAGTGATATCTCCCCAGAGCAACTGAAGCAGCGCCTCACCGAGCGCTATTTCGCCGATTTTGCGGGCAGCTGGCTGAACTTGATGAACAGCTTGCAATGGCGCCACACGGAAAACTTGTCCGATACCATCGACCAGTTAACCCTGATGGGGGATGTGCGCCAATCCCCTGTGATTGCTCTGATGAATACCTTGTCGTACCAAGGCAAAACGGGGCGCCAGCAAGAAAAACTGACGGACTCGTTTATCAACTCCACCAAGGAGTTGCTCAACAAAGACAAAAAGCCCGTTATCAGCCAAAAAGCCGAATTTAGCGGCCCACTGGAAGCCACCTTTGGCCCCGTGTTGAACTTGACCGACTCGCAGGCTAGCAGCAACAACAGCGACAACCTCAGTTTGCAGGCTTACCTCACCCGCGTCACCCGCGTGCGGTTAAAGCTGCAACAAATCGCCAATGCCCCTGACCCGCAAGCCATGTCCCAAGCCCTTGCCCAGAGTATTTTTGAGGGCAAAACCGTCGATTTATCCGAAACTCGTGACTATGGCAGCCTCATCGCTGCCAGCCTTGGGCAAGAGTGGAGCGGCTTTGGCGAATCCCTGTTAGTGCAACCGATGAACCAAGCGTGGGAGCAACTGCTTACCCCGACCGCCGAGGGCATCAATGCCGAATGGCAAAATGCCATCGTCAACGAATGGAACACCGCGTTTGGCGGGCGCTACCCGCTAAAAAATACCCAGAGCGAAATCTCACTACCGTTGATGGCGCAATATTTACGCCCCGATAATGGCCGCATTCAGCGCTTTTTAGAAACCCGCCTTAAAGGGGTGTTACGCAAAGAAGGTAATCGCTGGGTACCCAACAACACCACCGCCCAAGGGCTGCGCTTTAACCCGGAGTTCCTCAAGGCGTTAGATACCTTAAGCCATTTGGGGGATGTGGCGTTCGCCAACGGGGAAGCGCGCCTGTACTTTGAAATTCGCCCGTCCACCAGCCGTGATGTGATGCAAACCATTTTGGTGATTGATAAACAGACGCTGACCTACGACAACCAATTCCCCGAGTGGCAACGCTTTGTGTGGCCGGGGGACACTATTGCCTCCGGTGCCTCACTGCGCTGGATGAGCACCACGTCAGGCACCCGTTTACTGGCAGACCACCGCGGCGTGTGGGGAGTGATCCGTTTATTGGAAAGCGCCCAAGTCGCTCCGTATGCAGGCACCACCAGCAGTTACACCGTGTCGTGGCAGACTAAGAACGGCAATACCCTGCCCTTTATGCTGCGCACCGAAATGGGGGAAGGCCCCCTTGCGCTGCTAACCCTGCGTAATTTTGTGCTGCCTGAAAAAATCTTTTTGGATTAGTTGCTTAGGAAAACATTATGCCACTACTCACTTCGTTACGTGCCGTTTGCTTTGCGGAAGATCCCGAAAAGGCCAAACAGCTAGAGCAACAACAAATTACGCTTTGGGAGCGTTGGTTGCTGCCAATTACCCCTGATGCCCCTGTTGGGGAAGACCCCGGCTACAATGACGACTTTGAAATTATGCGTGAGGAAGTGAATAAACTTTCTGGCGTAGATACCGACCTGATTTGTACGCTCGCTGAAAAGCTGTTGACCACCGAGTGTAAAGACCTACGCGTTGTCACATATTATGTTTGGGCACGCTTACACAAAGAAGGGGAATCTGGCTTTGCCGATGCATTAGGGCTAATGGCGGGGTTAGTTTCTCGCTACCAAGAAAGCTTGCTTCCTGCTCGCCCCAATAGCCGTAAATCGGCAATTGAATGGCTAGCAGGGCAACGTGTTCTGGATAGTCTGTCCCTTTACCCCGAAGTTGACCAACAAGAGTTCACGCGCATTATCGCCCTGTTAAGTGCGCTAGTGAATGCGTTTTCGACATGGGATGAAGCAAGCCAACCTCAATTGGCTTCATTGTTAAAAGCCCTTGAAAAACGGCTCGCCCAATCAGGGGGGGCAAACAGTGTAGTACCGCAAAATATTCGTAGCTCTGACGAGTCACGCAGTGCCCATACCACCACAGTCAACGCATCGAGCAGTGCTCTAGCCCCTGTGCAATCAGGCCGCGAGTTGCTCGACCAAGCCAAAATATTGGCCACTTACCTGCGAAACCAGCCCAATGGTTGGTTATCTGGGCATCGCTTAATGAAAGCGGTTCGTTGGGATACTCTGCACCAAGCCCCGCCGCAAAATCAGCAAGGCTGCACCCGCTTAGCCCCCCCACGCTCAGAGGCCAGAGCACAATTAAAACGCTTGTATCTGCAACAAAATTGGATTGAGTTAGCGGAACAAACCGACCGTTTGTTTACTGAAGGTGTTAACCATTTTTGGTTAGATGTGCAGTGGTACCTTTACCAAGCCTTAAGCAAATCCCCTGCGCCTTGGGATGGCTGGGCTGACGTGATTGTGGCAGATCTTAAATTGTTTTTAACACGCTTACCCGGGTTAGAAGCGCTTGCGTGGGAAGATGGCACCCCTTTTGCGGATGATGTCACCCTCAATTGGATTAAACAGCAGGTATTTGAAGAAAACATCCACTCGCTGCATAGCATGCCCACCGACCATGCGCCACAAGCTGACCAAGAGTCCATTTTAGCCCTTGAGCAAGAAGCGTTAACCCAAGCCGATAACCAAGGTATCGAAAAGGCCTTAGGGTGGTTGATGAACCGCTCGGATATTCGTACCCCTCGGCAAAAGTGGTTATTACAATTAGTGATGGCACGGGTAGCTGAGCAATTTTCCCGCCATGAGCTTGCCCTAAATGTGTTGCAAGAGCTCGACCAACAAGCCGAACACATGCCATTAGCCCATTGGGAGCCGCAGTATATTTTTGAGATAAAAGCCCGCCAATTACACTTATTGCGCAGCAAAGCCCAACGCAATAGCGCGGATAAAACAGCCTTAAACCAGCAAATGAACCAATTATTAGCCGAGCTCACCCGCCTTGACCCTGTTCGCGCACTGGTTTTGTACCCCTAATAAAAATGAGATTGAAGAATGGATGATTTGACCCTGCGTTATTACGATGCAGAAATGCGCTACTTACGGGAAGCCGCTAAAGAATTTGCGCAAGCACACCCAGACAGAGCGGCGATGCTCGATTTAGACAAAGTGGGCACTCCTGACCCGTTTGTGGAACGGTTATTTGAGGGTTTTGCCTTTTCAATGGGGCAGCTACGCCAAAAAATTGATGATGACTTACCTGAGCTCACCGAAGGGCTGGTCAGCTTATTGTGGCCCCATTACCTGAAAACAGTACCGTCACTTTCCGTTGTTGAGCTGACTCCGCCCCTCGACAACGTCAGTATGAACAGTCATATCCCTGCGCATTTTGAAGTACTTTCACGCCCTATCGGCCCGCAAAAAACCGTGTGCCGCTACCGTACAACAAGGGAGCTGAAATTAGCACCTATTAGCTTAACCAATGTGAGTTTAGGCACTGAACCGAATGGCCTGTCGGTGATCCACTTAAAATTTGAATGCAGCAAACTCGTTGATTGGCGTCAAATCGACCTGAGCGCACTGTCATTTTACCTCGCTGGTGATATCCCTACCGCTTATGCCTTGCACCTTGCATTCACCAAGCAAATCAATGCCACGTATTTGAAGCTTCCGCAATCCGCAGACCGCATCACCCTGCCATTATGGTTTTCACCTGGCGGGTTTGCGACAGACGACCATTTATGGCCCAAAGGCGGTACGACGTTTAGCGGCTATCAGCTGTTATTGGAATATTTTACCTTTCGCCAAAAATTTTTATTTGTCGATTTACATGGGCTTAACGAGATGACGCTCCCTGCGGGCACTCTTGAGTTCGAGCTAGATATCGTGCTGAACTCAAAATGGGACAGCGATTTAACTCTGACCACTGACAATATCAAAATGAACTGCGTTCCGGTGGTCAACTTATTTAATATGGAAGCCGACCCCTTAACCGTCAATGGGTTAGAAAGCGAATATCTTTTGCAACCTAAGCGATTACAGGACGGTTATACCGAAATCTATTCTGTTGATACGGTGCAGGGTATTCTTAGCGGTCAAGACGTCCATTATGTGCCTTTCACCAGTTTCCGTCACCGTGGCGGGATGCTGCGCCACACTGCCCCGACGCACTATTTTCACACCCGAGTGAAGCGCGGCGTCACAGGGTTGCACAATACATGGTTAATTTTAGGCGGGGAAGATCACGATGTTAAAAAATTGCATGAAAAACAAACACTTTCCCTGCAAATAACCGGTACTAATGGCCAATTACCACGTAAATCATTACAAAGCACATTATTGGATAGAACCGAAGGAAACCTACAAGTGCCCGTTAGCGTGCGTAATCTTTGCAAACCAACATTACCTTGCTACCCCCCGGTTGAAGACCGTTTTCATTGGCGAGTGCTTAGCCACCTTGGGGCAAGCTTTTTAAATATGATGGATAACGCAGAAGTGCTACGTGGCACGCTTGCCCTTTATGACTGGAACGATGATGACATGAACAAGCGCCAATTGGACGCTATTGTTCAGGTTGAACATCAGCTTATCGAACGCTTTAAAAAAGGGTTTTTACAACGCGGGATTGCCATCAATATTACTCTTGATAGCAATGGTTTCAATGGTGAAGGTGATATTCACTTATTTGGTGAATTACTCAATCGCTTCTTTGAGTTGTATACCGACGTGCATTTATTTAACCAACTGACTCTTCACATTTTACCGACAGGACAACGCTTACAATGGACAGAAAACCAAGCGCCTCAGCTGCTGCGGTAATCGAGGCATTAGGTGAGAACCTGCCCGCTATCAACTTTTATCGTTTTTGCCAGCTGGTTGCCCCCTCTACACTAGGCAGTACACAAGATCCGAAAACTGACCCAATCCGCTTTCGACCGCACCGTGGTATGGGCTTCCCTGTTACAGAAATCAAGGGAGTCGATAAGGATGACAATTACCGAAATAGCAACACCCCCAGTATTCGTACCACCTTTTTAGGGTTGTATGGCGTGACCTCGCCATTACCCACGGCTTATTTGGATGATATCGCCCAACATCGTGATGGTACTCAGGCGCTGACTGATTTTTTAGATATTTTTAACCATCGTCTTACTACACAGTTTTACCGAATTTGGCGTAAATACTCTTACCCCGCAACCTATGAAGCGGGCGGAAAAGATGAAACGTCACAATATTTGTATGGGTTGATTGGGCTGGGGATCCCTGGTTGCGCCGAACACGTACAAACGCCATTATCGCGCTTTTTAGCCTTATTAGGCACCATGCGTTTACCCAACCGCACAGCGGAAGGTGTGATTTCGTTAGTTCAGCTACTCGCCCCCCATACGCAGGTGAAAATCAAGCCCCATGACCCGCGTAGAATTGAATTAGCCTCTAGCACCTCACTGTCTTGCCAGCAGCCGATTTCACTGCGTAATAAACCCGTGTTAGGCCAATATGCCTTTGATGTGAATAGCCAAATACTGATCCAACTCTATACCCGCGATCTTAATGAGGTGCGGGATTGGTTACCCGATGGCAACCTCTACCAAGACCTGATGGCGTTACTGCATGTTTACCTTGGTGCACGGGTAAATGCCCGTTTGTGCTTAACGCTGCCCCGCGACTTGTTACCTGATGCAACGTTAAATGCAAAACCACAGCAAGGTGCCCAGCTGGGGCGTACCGCGGTTATGAGAAAACAGGCATCAACGCAACGTACTGCCCCCGATGTCACCATCGGGTTAGGGATTTATCAGCGCCTACCACCCCATTTCCCGCACCAACAGCATCAAGAATATGCCAATTATCGATTTCAATAATAAGAGTAATTCAATGAAAAATAATCGCTTTTTAACCTCTACAGGTATTTCAATTTTGTTAGCGGCTTCTTTCGGCTTAACGGGATGTGGGCTAACTCAAATGGTCAGTGATGGCACAAGTAACGTTGCAAAATCTATTTTTTATAAACAAATCAAAGTGGTTCATTTGGATTTTGTAGCGCGTGATGCGCTAAATACCGACGATAATGGAGCTTCGCTATCTACGGTCATCCGTATTTACCAACTAAAAAATGCGGATAGCTTCGATAACAGTGATTACGAAACCTTGTTTGATAGAGACAGTGAAATCTTAAAGA
The window above is part of the Providencia sp. R33 genome. Proteins encoded here:
- the tssJ gene encoding type VI secretion system lipoprotein TssJ; translation: MKNNRFLTSTGISILLAASFGLTGCGLTQMVSDGTSNVAKSIFYKQIKVVHLDFVARDALNTDDNGASLSTVIRIYQLKNADSFDNSDYETLFDRDSEILKSSLVAQKDIRIRPGESIAVDMPMEEGAEFVAIAAMFNNPDKITDDWRVVIPKKRLLPDDPRRLVLTEQSMTLNPLGNYKL
- the tssF gene encoding type VI secretion system baseplate subunit TssF, which encodes MDDLTLRYYDAEMRYLREAAKEFAQAHPDRAAMLDLDKVGTPDPFVERLFEGFAFSMGQLRQKIDDDLPELTEGLVSLLWPHYLKTVPSLSVVELTPPLDNVSMNSHIPAHFEVLSRPIGPQKTVCRYRTTRELKLAPISLTNVSLGTEPNGLSVIHLKFECSKLVDWRQIDLSALSFYLAGDIPTAYALHLAFTKQINATYLKLPQSADRITLPLWFSPGGFATDDHLWPKGGTTFSGYQLLLEYFTFRQKFLFVDLHGLNEMTLPAGTLEFELDIVLNSKWDSDLTLTTDNIKMNCVPVVNLFNMEADPLTVNGLESEYLLQPKRLQDGYTEIYSVDTVQGILSGQDVHYVPFTSFRHRGGMLRHTAPTHYFHTRVKRGVTGLHNTWLILGGEDHDVKKLHEKQTLSLQITGTNGQLPRKSLQSTLLDRTEGNLQVPVSVRNLCKPTLPCYPPVEDRFHWRVLSHLGASFLNMMDNAEVLRGTLALYDWNDDDMNKRQLDAIVQVEHQLIERFKKGFLQRGIAINITLDSNGFNGEGDIHLFGELLNRFFELYTDVHLFNQLTLHILPTGQRLQWTENQAPQLLR
- the tssG gene encoding type VI secretion system baseplate subunit TssG, with the translated sequence MDRKPSASAAAVIEALGENLPAINFYRFCQLVAPSTLGSTQDPKTDPIRFRPHRGMGFPVTEIKGVDKDDNYRNSNTPSIRTTFLGLYGVTSPLPTAYLDDIAQHRDGTQALTDFLDIFNHRLTTQFYRIWRKYSYPATYEAGGKDETSQYLYGLIGLGIPGCAEHVQTPLSRFLALLGTMRLPNRTAEGVISLVQLLAPHTQVKIKPHDPRRIELASSTSLSCQQPISLRNKPVLGQYAFDVNSQILIQLYTRDLNEVRDWLPDGNLYQDLMALLHVYLGARVNARLCLTLPRDLLPDATLNAKPQQGAQLGRTAVMRKQASTQRTAPDVTIGLGIYQRLPPHFPHQQHQEYANYRFQ